AGAGAACTACACCGACACCGATGATGAGCAACGTCTACTTTAAGTCTTCGGATTGGAAGGTGGATGAGATGATTCAAGATATGCGTAGCGGCATCTATGTTGAGGGCGTTGTTAGGTGTGATGTTGACCTCTCTGAAGGAACCTTTGAACTCACACCTGAAATAGCATATATGGTTGAAAATAAGGAGTTGAAGACCCCTCTTAAGCAGATTAGGTTGAGGGGTGATATCGTAACCATCTTGAAGCGCATCGATGCTGTTGGTAGAGTAATACAGCTCAGACCTAACTTGGAGAAGGGGTGTAGAGTGTCAGAGGGCGGTCCGCATCTAAGGGTGAATGGGCTTCAGTGCGCATAAGATCTTTTAGATGCTCAAAGAAACAAACACTATCATTTACCATAGGTTAGAGCGCTTTAGCTCCGCTAGGACAAATTCTTCTTTCCACGAATCATCTTTGCTATGGAGGGATATTGTCCCTTTAACGAAATCTAATAGCGGCTGCATCTGCTTCCTATAAACTTCTAACGCGGCCATATCGCCATTTTCCGCCTTCTTAATAGCTTCTGCTGCCGCTATCCCGCTTTCTAAAGCGAATCTTATCCCTTCGCCAGAGAATCTGTTACATAACCCAGCTGCGTCGCCTACAAGTAGTATCTTTCCACAGCCCAGATAGCAGTCACCATAGGGTAAGAAACCGACCTCCCTTTTCTTGAGCACAATAGGTTTGAAGCCAAACTCTTTACCTAGCCAATCTTTCAGGGATCTTAGGCTCGTAACGGCTTGCTTCGGCTCTGTGGAGCCAGTACCAACTATTAGGTTGCCCCTCTTCTTTAGTAGGTAGCCGTAGGTTGGGGTTATCTTTGTGTTTAGAATTGTGTAGAAGTAGTTTCCGAATTCACCCCCACCCTCCCAATACTCTTGCATAACTGTTAGTACAGTCTGCTGCTTATGTTCACCTTCTAGGTATCTTCTAACGGTAGAGTGTGCTCCGTCAGCACCTACAACGTAGCCTACTTTTACTTTTGAGACGCTATTCCCAGTTTTTAATGCCGCTTCTACCTGCTCTCTTTGGTTGAGGGTTAGTAGGGTCGTTTCTGTTTGCAGATGAGCACCAGCTTCTACAGCCTTCTCCACAAGCCATCTGTCGAAAAAGTCTCTCTCCAAGTTAAATACGCGGTAGTTCTTTAGCTCCCCTCCGCTCGCTCTACCGCTAGGCGGAACGTAGAATATGCCAAGCTCGCTTGGTTCACTAAGCACAGTCGAGGATAATTCTAAACCAAGCTCGTCCAGCACATATGTTGCTACGGTAGGTAGGATTCCTGCACAAGGCTTATGCCTACCTAAAGCGGCTCTATCGATCAAAAGTGTGCTTAAACCCTCTTCGGCGCACTTTATCGCTGCTGCTGAGCCCGCTGGTCCTGCACCTACTACAAGCACATCATATCCAGAGTTCAATGTGATCTGCACTTTAACGTGTTTAGTATCTTTGTGAGTATGGGGAGTTTGAGGGTTGTCTGACCCTCGAATGATCCTATGTAGGCTTTGTCCTCCTTACCTAGCTCGTAGCAGGTTTTGTCGTCTATGTCCAAGAGTAGCGCTGGGACACCAGCATCCCTCAGCTCTTCTAGGTGTTTTGTGAAGAATGCTTCGCAGCAGCAACCTATGTAGGCTAAGCCCTTCTGCTTAATCTCCTTCAACACATCCATCAAGTGCTCAAAGCTTTGGATCGTTTTAACGGTCAAACCAGCTTCTAACCCAAGATTGTATGCTTCACCTACACTACACAAACCGCACTGAACACACCCCTCCTCTTTGCGGTATGGGCAGTTTACAAGTTTTGAGCAGTAGGGAAGCAGCAGGTAACCCCATTTTTGATTCAGCAAAGGTGTTGAATCTAAGTTGACTGCGTGTATATAGTTTGTTTCGTCTAGGGTTAAGCCGAGGCTCTCCAAGCTTGTCTTATTTACAGCTTGTGTTATTAAATTGA
This portion of the Nitrososphaerota archaeon genome encodes:
- a CDS encoding NAD(P)/FAD-dependent oxidoreductase translates to MNSGYDVLVVGAGPAGSAAAIKCAEEGLSTLLIDRAALGRHKPCAGILPTVATYVLDELGLELSSTVLSEPSELGIFYVPPSGRASGGELKNYRVFNLERDFFDRWLVEKAVEAGAHLQTETTLLTLNQREQVEAALKTGNSVSKVKVGYVVGADGAHSTVRRYLEGEHKQQTVLTVMQEYWEGGGEFGNYFYTILNTKITPTYGYLLKKRGNLIVGTGSTEPKQAVTSLRSLKDWLGKEFGFKPIVLKKREVGFLPYGDCYLGCGKILLVGDAAGLCNRFSGEGIRFALESGIAAAEAIKKAENGDMAALEVYRKQMQPLLDFVKGTISLHSKDDSWKEEFVLAELKRSNLW